CTGGACAAAATTCGCCGACAGACATCCAGGATGTCGGGTGATTCAGACACACGGAAACGCTGACATGGTATTACCGATTGAACCGTCAACCTGGTTGCGGGATATACTTTCCGAAAATGGATTCGATGTGGAATACGCCAGCTTCACAGGGCCACACACCGTGCCACAAATTGCCCTGGAAATGACTGTTCAGGCAATCATCAAAACACTGGAAAACCCGACAACCGGTCCGTCGGAAGACTGAGACACAACGCTTCCCGCCAATGTACGGCAAACGACTAGCTGTTTTGACTTTGACAGTGCCAGCCAAACAACAACCGGAATGCCGGTGAAAACACATGTGGATTTGCCTGAATTTCGGCAACCAGCTCATCAGTCTTAACCCACCTGACCTGCTCAATCTCGTCCGGATCCGGTGAAATTTCACGGTTCCACTGGCATTCATACAACACCGTAAATTCCATACTGGTTTCGGGACAGGCCTGGAATTTTTGACACCGACGCAGCGGACTGCTGACGCCAAGTTCTTCAGTAAGTTCCCGAACGGCTGCTGCCGTGTAGTTTTCACCGGCACTCACGTGCCCGCAAGCCGATGAGGTCCATACTCCGGGGAACTCTTCTTTTGAACGGGGTCTCTTATGAATCAGCAGCCGTCCATCTGCCCGGTACACAAAAATGTGGACAGCACGGTGCAGCATCCGTGATTCATGAACTTCAGAGCGTTGTTTCTGGCAAATCACATGATCGTGTTCATCAACAACATCAAACCATTCGTCCCTGACGTCGACCATCGTATTCCCCCGAACGCAGCTGACAGCTTATAACAGTTGGCCGTGATTCTTTACAGCAGGTCCGTAACCACACATCCGAACGACTGTGGTCAACAAATTTTGTCCACAGATGTCGCAGACAGACAGGAAATTACAGGAACGTACGGCCAGTCTCTGGACGCTGGCACTGTAAATCGACAGGCTTATACAGGCTGAACACAGCGGTTCGTCCGTTCTTCTTGTCTCTGTTTCAGGTGTTCTTCATGTCGCATTGGTCTTCCGTTTGTGCAAACGTCATCACCCTAATCGCCGCCTGTGGGAGTTCGCTGTCAGCCACGGAGATCTCTGCCCGGGACTGGCCGTGGTGGA
This Fuerstiella sp. DNA region includes the following protein-coding sequences:
- a CDS encoding NUDIX domain-containing protein gives rise to the protein MVDVRDEWFDVVDEHDHVICQKQRSEVHESRMLHRAVHIFVYRADGRLLIHKRPRSKEEFPGVWTSSACGHVSAGENYTAAAVRELTEELGVSSPLRRCQKFQACPETSMEFTVLYECQWNREISPDPDEIEQVRWVKTDELVAEIQANPHVFSPAFRLLFGWHCQSQNS